One window of Candidatus Methylocalor cossyra genomic DNA carries:
- a CDS encoding SpoIIE family protein phosphatase, producing the protein MIERLHKTLTQRRRPPGQPGGDGGPTLLRPRRSSAGEIAHYIVVVEGAESGKEIETGLEPTTIGRHADNRLCLADPFVSGHHCTVVFKQGRVLVTDAQSTNGTYIDGVRVQGCADWPLGGLLQVGSQVLKQEFRERGDRPHSERWASELRRAAGYVRALLPKPLDQGPVRVAWQFLPSAQLSGDIFDYFWLDADHFAFYLLDVCGHGIGAALHSVSVSNLLHQRALPEVDFSQPKEVLAGLNQRLPMEAYANMYFTVWYGVYDSAAKTLTFASGGHPPALLFSTGQEAGIPLSTGNPPIGVVAEYEFHQAVRALPPGSLVYLYSDGVYEWPRDDGTMGNWTGFMEFLQDAVGQGLRTPDLILRQMLAATPDGRFEDDFSLLALSFRPE; encoded by the coding sequence ATGATCGAGCGATTGCACAAAACCTTGACTCAACGGCGCCGGCCTCCCGGCCAGCCCGGTGGGGACGGCGGCCCTACCCTGTTGCGCCCGCGCCGGTCCTCGGCCGGGGAAATCGCCCATTACATCGTAGTGGTGGAGGGGGCCGAATCCGGCAAGGAGATCGAAACCGGACTCGAGCCTACCACCATCGGGCGCCATGCCGACAATCGCCTGTGCCTGGCGGACCCTTTCGTTTCCGGGCACCACTGCACGGTGGTGTTCAAGCAAGGCCGGGTCCTGGTGACCGACGCCCAGTCCACCAACGGCACCTACATCGATGGCGTGCGCGTGCAAGGCTGCGCGGATTGGCCTCTAGGCGGCCTGCTGCAGGTGGGCAGCCAAGTGCTTAAGCAGGAATTTCGCGAGCGTGGCGACCGGCCGCACTCGGAGCGCTGGGCCAGCGAGCTGCGCCGGGCGGCGGGCTATGTGCGGGCGCTGTTGCCGAAACCCCTGGACCAAGGCCCCGTCCGGGTCGCCTGGCAGTTCCTGCCCTCCGCCCAGTTGAGCGGCGACATCTTCGATTATTTTTGGCTCGATGCCGACCACTTCGCCTTCTATCTCTTGGATGTATGCGGCCACGGCATCGGTGCGGCGCTGCACTCGGTGTCGGTGTCGAACCTACTGCACCAGCGCGCCTTGCCGGAGGTGGACTTTTCCCAGCCCAAGGAAGTGTTGGCGGGGCTGAATCAACGCCTGCCCATGGAAGCCTATGCCAACATGTATTTCACGGTGTGGTATGGGGTCTACGACTCCGCCGCCAAAACCCTGACCTTCGCCTCCGGCGGCCACCCACCGGCCCTCCTGTTCAGCACCGGGCAGGAGGCCGGCATCCCGCTGTCCACCGGCAATCCGCCCATCGGCGTGGTGGCCGAATACGAATTCCATCAAGCGGTCAGGGCGCTGCCGCCGGGAAGCCTGGTTTACCTTTACAGCGACGGCGTTTACGAGTGGCCACGAGACGACGGCACCATGGGCAATTGGACCGGGTTCATGGAATTTCTGCAGGACGCGGTGGGGCAGGGTCTCCGCACGCCGGACCTGATCCTTCGGCAGATGCTCGCGGCAACCCCCGACGGCCGGTTCGAAGATGATTTTTCGCTGTTGGCCTTAAGCTTCCGGCCGGAATGA
- the mtaB gene encoding tRNA (N(6)-L-threonylcarbamoyladenosine(37)-C(2))-methylthiotransferase MtaB, translating into MRVHLKALGCRLNEAELESWARQWQSLGYRIVADTDQADLVVLNSCAVTGDAVRKSRQLVRKAAREHPRAKLVLSGCYGTLNRAEAEALGVDLIVANADKHHLVSIAQRELELPAAPEAAPSQAVWVRLGRHRAFIKVQDGCRHRCTYCIVTVARGEERSRDPSAIIDEINAAHAEGIQEVVLTGVHLGGYGNEWGTDLSDLLTRILAETTIPRLRLGSLEPWDIPESLPDLFENRRLMPHLHLPLQSGSDRVLKRMARRCRTAHFARLMARLRRAVPDINITTDIIVGFPGETETEWAESLAFVERMQFGGLHVFPFSPRAGTVAAGLPNPVPDGVKQARSRVLRQLAERLKQQTLRAFLGRECPVLWEGLRPGPNGKNQLFGYTPHYLKVAMAVDGDPGLSYRISEVRLVRLAEDGDYLVALPVDRASARHPSRT; encoded by the coding sequence ATGCGAGTCCATCTGAAAGCCCTGGGCTGCCGTCTCAACGAGGCGGAGCTGGAGTCCTGGGCGCGCCAATGGCAAAGTCTGGGCTACCGGATCGTGGCCGATACGGACCAGGCCGACCTGGTGGTGCTCAACTCCTGCGCGGTCACCGGGGATGCGGTGCGTAAGTCGCGCCAGCTGGTGCGTAAGGCCGCACGGGAACACCCGCGGGCGAAACTGGTGTTGAGCGGGTGCTACGGAACCTTGAACCGCGCCGAAGCTGAGGCCCTGGGGGTAGATCTGATCGTCGCCAACGCCGACAAGCACCATCTGGTGTCCATCGCCCAGCGGGAACTGGAGCTGCCCGCGGCGCCAGAGGCGGCCCCCAGCCAGGCGGTCTGGGTTCGGCTCGGCCGGCACCGGGCCTTCATCAAGGTGCAGGACGGCTGCCGGCACCGCTGCACCTACTGCATCGTCACCGTGGCCCGAGGCGAGGAACGCAGCCGTGATCCTTCCGCGATCATCGACGAGATCAATGCCGCCCATGCCGAGGGCATCCAGGAGGTGGTGCTCACCGGCGTGCACCTTGGGGGTTACGGGAACGAATGGGGTACCGACCTTAGCGATCTCCTGACCCGGATCTTGGCAGAGACTACCATCCCGCGCCTGCGTTTGGGTTCCCTGGAGCCGTGGGACATTCCGGAGTCGTTGCCAGACCTGTTCGAAAATCGCCGCCTCATGCCCCATCTGCACCTCCCCTTGCAAAGCGGTTCGGACCGCGTGCTGAAGCGCATGGCGCGCCGCTGTCGGACCGCCCATTTCGCCCGCCTGATGGCGCGGCTGCGGCGGGCGGTGCCCGATATCAACATCACCACCGACATCATCGTCGGTTTCCCCGGGGAGACCGAGACCGAATGGGCCGAGAGCCTGGCCTTCGTGGAACGCATGCAGTTCGGGGGGCTCCACGTGTTCCCCTTCTCGCCACGCGCCGGCACGGTGGCCGCGGGCTTGCCAAATCCGGTGCCGGACGGAGTTAAACAGGCGCGCAGCCGGGTCCTGCGCCAGTTGGCGGAACGCTTGAAGCAGCAAACCTTGCGTGCATTCCTGGGGCGGGAATGCCCGGTACTGTGGGAGGGGCTGCGGCCCGGGCCCAATGGAAAGAACCAGCTGTTCGGTTACACGCCCCACTACCTCAAGGTCGCCATGGCGGTGGACGGTGACCCGGGGTTGAGTTACCGGATCAGCGAGGTCCGGCTGGTGCGCCTGGCCGAGGACGGCGACTATCTCGTCGCCCTGCCCGTGGACCGTGCCTCGGCGAGGCACCCTTCGCGCACGTAG
- the cysZ gene encoding sulfate transporter CysZ yields the protein MKSAPPPLTALHVVRGLRLLTEPGMRRFLWGPMLINLVLYAAALVGGLRYMSQALAFLLPAGLDYLRWLLWPVFAVAFFLFVYLTFAQAANLIGAPFYGRLAHKVLTQGGWRYPASEPSWTASLALEFQRFRYFVQRAVPLWGLSLIPGVGLAAPLLWLGFNAWFLALEYLAYPLDVQGVGFPEQRRLARRSQLGVLSFGGAVLLGLAVPGLNLLIAPAAVAGAALYVREGCLAEARSTGRATR from the coding sequence GTGAAATCCGCTCCGCCCCCGCTAACTGCCCTGCATGTGGTGCGCGGGCTGCGGCTGTTGACCGAGCCCGGAATGCGCCGGTTCCTGTGGGGGCCGATGCTGATCAATCTCGTGCTGTACGCGGCCGCCCTGGTGGGCGGGCTGCGGTATATGTCCCAGGCTTTGGCGTTCCTGTTGCCGGCGGGACTGGACTATTTGCGCTGGTTGCTGTGGCCGGTTTTCGCGGTGGCGTTTTTCCTGTTCGTCTATCTCACTTTCGCCCAAGCAGCCAACCTCATCGGCGCACCGTTTTACGGGCGCCTTGCCCACAAGGTCTTGACCCAGGGCGGCTGGCGCTACCCGGCGTCAGAACCCTCCTGGACCGCCAGCCTGGCCCTGGAATTCCAGCGGTTCCGCTATTTCGTGCAGCGCGCGGTACCATTGTGGGGGTTGTCGCTGATCCCGGGCGTCGGCTTGGCCGCACCCCTGCTGTGGCTAGGTTTCAATGCCTGGTTTTTGGCCTTGGAATACCTGGCCTATCCCTTGGACGTGCAAGGCGTCGGCTTTCCGGAACAGCGGCGGCTCGCACGACGCTCACAACTGGGCGTGCTCAGCTTCGGCGGGGCTGTCCTGCTGGGTCTCGCCGTGCCGGGACTCAATCTCCTCATCGCCCCGGCGGCGGTGGCCGGGGCGGCGCTCTACGTGCGCGAAGGGTGCCTCGCCGAGGCACGGTCCACGGGCAGGGCGACGAGATAG
- a CDS encoding PEP-CTERM/exosortase system-associated acyltransferase yields MLMFDERFEVVLADTARSKAIHYQLRYQVFCLEKGFENAQQFKNEMEQDRYDDQAVHFLVRDKKRNKWVGAARLVLGTADSLPLKQVAEFQLPDLPADKVIAEFSRLLILDEYRQPNGNGSSEPEILLGLIRAAKEYCQNVAAIEHWVFLCRRSLCRMLTNVGIDLRQIGPACAFRGIRIPYRMDLATAFNEIAHVSFRTYQMLNRPRSHYPHFIAYSELVRRYQVA; encoded by the coding sequence ATGCTGATGTTCGATGAGCGATTCGAAGTAGTGCTGGCGGATACCGCCCGCAGCAAAGCCATCCATTATCAATTGCGCTACCAGGTGTTTTGCCTGGAAAAGGGATTCGAGAATGCGCAGCAGTTCAAAAACGAAATGGAACAGGACCGCTATGACGACCAGGCGGTGCATTTTCTGGTGCGGGATAAAAAGAGAAACAAATGGGTCGGCGCGGCGCGCCTGGTGCTCGGGACCGCCGATAGTCTGCCGCTCAAACAGGTGGCAGAATTCCAGCTACCCGACCTTCCCGCCGACAAGGTGATCGCCGAATTCTCCCGCCTGCTGATCTTGGATGAGTACCGCCAACCGAATGGAAACGGCTCGTCAGAACCGGAAATACTTCTGGGCTTGATTCGGGCGGCAAAGGAATACTGCCAGAATGTAGCCGCAATAGAACATTGGGTATTCCTATGCCGCCGGTCCCTCTGCCGAATGCTGACCAACGTTGGCATCGACCTCCGGCAAATCGGTCCTGCCTGCGCCTTCCGTGGCATTCGGATCCCGTATCGGATGGATTTGGCCACCGCCTTCAACGAAATCGCCCATGTGTCCTTTAGGACCTACCAAATGTTAAACCGCCCGCGGAGCCATTATCCCCACTTTATCGCCTACTCCGAGCTCGTCCGGCGTTACCAGGTGGCCTAA
- a CDS encoding sigma 54-interacting transcriptional regulator → MTNATRTRVLLVDDDPDLLRLLALRLTAAGFELETVSNGVAALSRVAVFRPHVVVTDLRMDGMDGLSLFDALHEQYPTLPFIIMTAHGTISDAVSATQRGVFGFLSKPVDKNELIALVNEATRIGLSNTTAVTQDAWRRSILTQSPVMEELLSQAQRVAQSKASVFIGGESGTGKELLARAIHEASGRADGPFVAVNCSAIPENLFESELFGHRKGAFTGATRDHKGLFRAADGGTLFLDEIGDMPKSFQAKLLRALQEMRVRPVGATEDEPVDVRIISATHADLDKAMAEGNFREDLYYRLNVVTLTIPSLAKRPEDIPLLATHFLRELAGTYGERVKGFSPEALEALVNFDWPGNVRQLRNVVEQCVALSSTPLIPLTLVQRALRDEPSSFLPLQEAREQFERNYLIRLLQMTNGNVTHAARLAKRNRTEFYRLLNRHGMNPALFKSFPDVSP, encoded by the coding sequence ATGACCAATGCGACCCGAACACGCGTGTTATTGGTGGACGACGATCCGGATTTGCTGCGTCTACTGGCCTTGCGCCTGACCGCCGCCGGTTTCGAATTGGAAACGGTTTCCAACGGGGTTGCAGCCTTGTCGCGGGTGGCCGTGTTCCGACCGCACGTGGTGGTGACCGATTTGCGGATGGACGGTATGGACGGGTTGTCCCTGTTCGATGCCTTGCACGAGCAGTATCCCACCCTACCCTTCATCATCATGACCGCCCACGGCACCATCAGCGACGCGGTCAGCGCCACCCAGCGAGGGGTGTTCGGCTTTCTCTCTAAGCCCGTGGACAAGAACGAACTGATCGCGCTGGTGAACGAAGCGACCCGCATCGGCCTTAGCAATACCACCGCGGTCACCCAGGATGCCTGGCGTCGCTCGATTCTGACCCAGAGCCCGGTCATGGAAGAATTGCTCAGCCAGGCGCAGCGGGTCGCGCAAAGCAAGGCCAGCGTATTCATCGGCGGGGAAAGCGGCACCGGCAAGGAGCTCCTAGCCCGGGCCATCCACGAAGCCAGCGGCCGCGCCGACGGTCCCTTCGTGGCCGTGAACTGCAGTGCCATTCCCGAAAACCTGTTCGAATCGGAGCTGTTCGGCCACCGCAAGGGCGCCTTCACGGGGGCGACCCGCGATCACAAGGGACTGTTCCGGGCCGCCGACGGGGGCACCCTGTTCCTCGACGAGATCGGCGACATGCCCAAATCCTTTCAGGCCAAATTGCTGCGGGCCTTGCAGGAAATGCGGGTACGGCCGGTCGGCGCCACCGAGGACGAACCGGTGGACGTCCGGATCATTTCCGCCACCCATGCGGATTTGGACAAGGCCATGGCGGAAGGCAATTTCCGCGAGGACCTCTACTACCGGCTCAACGTGGTCACGCTTACCATTCCATCCCTAGCCAAGCGCCCGGAGGACATCCCCCTCCTGGCCACCCATTTCTTGCGGGAGCTGGCTGGCACCTACGGCGAGAGGGTCAAAGGGTTCTCGCCCGAAGCCCTGGAGGCCCTCGTCAACTTCGACTGGCCCGGCAACGTCCGGCAGCTGCGCAACGTGGTGGAACAGTGCGTGGCCCTGTCCTCTACCCCGCTGATCCCCCTCACCCTGGTGCAACGGGCGCTGCGCGACGAACCGTCGTCGTTCCTGCCACTGCAGGAGGCGCGCGAACAATTCGAGCGCAACTACCTGATTCGCCTTCTGCAAATGACCAACGGCAACGTCACCCACGCGGCCCGCTTGGCCAAGCGGAACCGAACCGAGTTCTATCGGCTGCTCAATCGGCATGGCATGAATCCGGCGCTGTTCAAGTCGTTTCCCGACGTCTCCCCTTAA
- a CDS encoding sensor histidine kinase — MLAFARLVRYVSLRILILLGFTLAIVPLVVTLVAAVRTVDGLALASQMLAHRVAQLSQKNEKLRERLVDFERQAKRHLVLEDADSLADLEKAYQSFVEVLDDLWSLARNADLMVLVDRLKGDGEALYRRLSAQSEEAPNPPGAPAKRRSPAAKEQALEASRARIEKADELFSSLGGQARELSHAVSIVAEEEVKDLETRAQTAQRRMLVEASILLPASLVLISLLTFLIIRSIRQMDFAIRKLGAGDFVRPIKVVGPKDLEYLGERLDWLRSRLRSLEEAKQQFMRHVSHELKTPLATIHEGTELLADEVVGELNTEQRDIANILVSNTQKLDALIAELINYSQVNARPSALRREKVDMGRLVTTVVEDSQIRLRAKSISVKGTIRPVLVEGNPEQLRTIVDNLMSNAIKYSPTGGTIRIGVRQVGGHMELEIEDDGPGIDPEERKQIFEPFFQGKAAREGGIGGTGLGLAILSECVAGHHGKVEALEPRSDKRGARIRVQIPLRQED; from the coding sequence ATGCTAGCGTTCGCCCGACTGGTCCGTTACGTTTCCCTGAGAATTCTGATTCTGCTCGGCTTCACCCTGGCGATCGTGCCGCTGGTGGTGACGCTGGTGGCGGCCGTGCGCACCGTGGATGGGCTGGCCCTGGCGTCCCAGATGCTGGCCCATCGGGTCGCCCAGCTCAGCCAGAAAAACGAAAAGCTACGGGAACGGCTGGTGGATTTCGAACGGCAGGCGAAACGCCATCTGGTGCTGGAAGATGCCGACAGCCTGGCGGACCTGGAAAAAGCCTACCAGAGCTTTGTGGAGGTGCTGGATGATCTGTGGAGCCTGGCGCGGAATGCCGACCTGATGGTCCTGGTGGACCGCTTGAAAGGGGACGGTGAAGCGCTTTACCGGCGGCTTTCGGCGCAATCGGAGGAAGCGCCGAACCCGCCCGGTGCCCCGGCCAAGCGGCGCAGTCCGGCGGCCAAGGAACAGGCGCTGGAGGCGAGCCGCGCCCGCATAGAAAAGGCCGACGAACTGTTCTCGAGCCTAGGCGGGCAGGCCCGGGAGCTATCCCATGCGGTTTCCATCGTCGCGGAGGAAGAAGTCAAGGACTTAGAAACCCGTGCCCAAACGGCCCAGCGGCGGATGCTGGTGGAAGCGTCCATTTTGCTGCCGGCCTCCCTGGTGTTGATTTCGCTGCTAACCTTTCTGATCATCCGCTCGATTCGTCAGATGGACTTTGCCATACGTAAACTCGGTGCCGGCGATTTCGTCCGCCCCATCAAGGTGGTGGGGCCGAAGGACCTGGAATACTTAGGCGAGCGCCTGGATTGGCTGCGCAGCCGGCTGCGGAGCTTGGAGGAAGCCAAACAACAGTTCATGCGGCACGTGTCCCATGAACTCAAGACACCGCTCGCCACCATTCATGAGGGCACCGAGCTCCTCGCCGACGAGGTGGTCGGCGAGCTCAATACCGAACAGCGCGACATCGCCAATATTTTGGTCAGCAATACTCAGAAGTTGGACGCCCTAATCGCCGAACTCATCAATTACAGCCAGGTCAATGCCCGGCCGTCGGCATTGCGGCGCGAGAAGGTCGATATGGGGCGTCTGGTGACGACGGTCGTGGAAGACAGCCAGATTCGACTGCGCGCCAAGTCGATTTCCGTCAAGGGCACGATACGGCCGGTGCTGGTGGAGGGAAACCCGGAACAGCTGCGCACCATCGTGGATAACCTCATGTCCAACGCCATCAAGTATTCGCCCACCGGGGGAACGATCCGCATCGGAGTGCGCCAGGTGGGCGGCCACATGGAGCTGGAAATCGAGGACGATGGCCCGGGGATCGACCCGGAAGAGCGCAAACAGATTTTCGAACCGTTCTTCCAAGGAAAAGCCGCCAGGGAAGGAGGAATCGGGGGCACCGGGCTGGGCCTGGCCATCCTGAGCGAGTGCGTCGCCGGACACCATGGCAAGGTGGAAGCGCTGGAGCCGCGCTCGGACAAGCGGGGCGCCCGTATCCGGGTGCAGATTCCCTTGCGACAAGAAGATTAA
- a CDS encoding transglycosylase SLT domain-containing protein, with translation MKPLRCLLGGLLLAGTASAQDFIHQARALRLEAARYEHAQGVPRDYGRAYALYCKAALLGDALAAYSLGWMYFNGRGLSRQAELAVGWFKRAAKAGDVYAARMLLRYGNITGSEDPRCQPEPPPTTLAQYRGRTNPNRQFLEDRVAAIARDYFVDPQLVLAVIEAESGFNPAALSSKNAQGLMQLIPATAERFGVRNVWDPLENIKGGTAYLHWLLRHFSGNVAWTVAAYNAGERTVEQFQGVPPYPETQNYVKRILAVYPRTVHPVPPPLADNS, from the coding sequence GTGAAGCCGTTGCGCTGTTTGCTGGGCGGGTTGCTCCTGGCCGGAACGGCGTCCGCCCAGGATTTCATCCACCAGGCGCGGGCGTTGCGCCTAGAAGCCGCACGCTACGAACATGCCCAGGGAGTACCCCGGGATTATGGGCGAGCCTACGCGCTTTATTGCAAAGCGGCGCTGCTCGGCGACGCCCTGGCCGCCTACAGCCTCGGCTGGATGTACTTTAACGGCCGCGGGCTGTCCCGCCAGGCCGAGCTGGCGGTGGGCTGGTTCAAGCGGGCGGCCAAGGCCGGCGACGTCTATGCGGCCCGGATGCTGCTGCGTTATGGCAACATCACCGGCAGTGAAGATCCCCGCTGCCAGCCCGAACCGCCCCCCACCACCCTGGCGCAGTACCGTGGCCGAACCAACCCGAACCGTCAATTCCTGGAGGACCGGGTCGCGGCGATCGCCCGCGATTACTTCGTCGATCCGCAGCTGGTGCTGGCAGTCATCGAGGCCGAATCGGGCTTCAACCCGGCGGCCCTTTCCAGCAAGAACGCGCAAGGCTTGATGCAGCTCATCCCGGCCACGGCGGAGCGCTTCGGCGTACGGAACGTCTGGGATCCCTTGGAAAACATCAAGGGCGGCACCGCCTATCTCCATTGGCTGCTGCGCCATTTCTCCGGCAATGTGGCATGGACGGTGGCCGCTTACAACGCCGGCGAACGGACCGTGGAGCAATTCCAAGGGGTGCCGCCCTACCCGGAGACCCAAAACTACGTCAAGCGTATCCTGGCCGTCTATCCGAGAACCGTCCACCCCGTGCCCCCACCCCTAGCCGACAATTCCTGA
- a CDS encoding DNA-3-methyladenine glycosylase I — translation MTARVRCAWAERSPLERDYHDCEWGAPEHDDGKLFEFLILEGAQAGLSWSTILRKRDAYRAAFDGFDPERIARYDAHKRAALLADPGIVRNRLKIEAAIDNARAFLAIRDQFGSFDAYLWRFVDGRPRHNAWRHPHEVPVRTAESDALSKDLQRRGFRFVGSVICYALMQAVGMVNDHTVDCFRWAELGGHR, via the coding sequence ATGACGGCTCGGGTCCGCTGCGCCTGGGCCGAGCGTTCGCCCCTGGAACGGGACTATCACGACTGCGAATGGGGCGCACCCGAACACGACGACGGCAAGCTGTTTGAATTCTTGATTCTGGAGGGCGCCCAGGCCGGCCTGTCCTGGAGCACCATCCTGCGCAAGCGGGACGCTTACCGAGCCGCCTTCGATGGCTTCGACCCCGAACGCATAGCCCGGTACGACGCGCACAAACGCGCCGCCCTGCTGGCCGATCCTGGCATCGTCCGCAACCGGCTGAAAATCGAGGCGGCGATCGACAACGCCCGGGCGTTCCTCGCGATCCGCGACCAATTCGGCAGCTTCGACGCCTATCTGTGGCGCTTCGTGGACGGGCGCCCGCGCCACAACGCCTGGCGCCACCCGCACGAGGTCCCGGTGCGCACGGCGGAATCGGACGCCCTGAGCAAGGACTTGCAACGGCGCGGGTTTCGCTTTGTCGGTTCAGTGATTTGCTATGCCCTGATGCAGGCCGTCGGCATGGTCAACGACCATACCGTCGACTGCTTCCGCTGGGCGGAGCTCGGCGGCCACCGCTGA
- a CDS encoding PHP domain-containing protein: MYDLHTHSTASDGAYAPTDLVTRAAAAGITTLALSDHDSTAGLAEAQGAARAAGIRLIPAVEISATWRGHTVHIVGLHIAPDSGPLKQGLAHLRAVRQERAREMGRRLERKLIPGLFEAVSASAGDGMITRTHFARQLAALGLAGDARDAFERYLARGKPGYVPTEWAEPAEAIGWIRTAGGTAVLAHPQRYRLSGGQLRRLVGEFQEMGGAALEVVSGNGALGDTQASAECARRFGLLASCGSDFHGPDGGWPKLGRLPPLPADLTPVWSLWSPHPLPRQRASGS; this comes from the coding sequence GTGTACGATCTGCACACCCACTCCACCGCCTCCGACGGCGCCTATGCGCCGACCGACCTGGTAACCCGCGCTGCCGCAGCGGGCATCACCACCCTGGCGCTTAGCGACCACGACTCCACCGCCGGCCTCGCGGAAGCCCAGGGCGCTGCCCGGGCGGCCGGCATCCGGCTGATCCCGGCGGTGGAGATTTCCGCCACTTGGCGCGGCCACACGGTCCATATCGTCGGCCTTCACATCGCCCCGGACAGCGGGCCCCTTAAGCAGGGCCTGGCCCATCTGCGGGCGGTCCGCCAGGAACGGGCGCGGGAAATGGGTCGGCGTCTGGAGCGAAAGCTGATACCGGGCCTGTTCGAGGCGGTGAGCGCCTCCGCCGGCGACGGCATGATTACCCGCACCCACTTCGCCCGACAGCTCGCCGCCCTAGGGCTGGCGGGGGACGCCCGGGATGCGTTCGAGCGCTATCTGGCCCGTGGGAAACCCGGTTACGTCCCCACCGAGTGGGCGGAACCGGCCGAGGCGATCGGCTGGATCCGAACCGCCGGTGGCACCGCTGTACTCGCCCATCCCCAGCGCTACCGGCTCAGCGGGGGCCAGCTGCGGCGCCTGGTGGGTGAATTCCAGGAGATGGGCGGCGCAGCCCTGGAAGTGGTGTCCGGCAACGGCGCCCTGGGCGACACCCAGGCCAGCGCCGAGTGCGCCCGCCGGTTCGGACTCTTGGCCTCGTGCGGCTCCGACTTCCACGGCCCCGACGGCGGCTGGCCCAAGCTCGGGCGCCTCCCGCCCCTGCCCGCCGATTTGACGCCGGTATGGAGCCTATGGTCACCCCACCCCCTGCCGAGGCAGCGGGCCAGCGGATCATGA